One part of the Bacteroidia bacterium genome encodes these proteins:
- a CDS encoding alpha/beta hydrolase: MNYQLKQLDEVQYIDEGSGPVLLLLHGLFGALSNWADVVEEFRKDYRVIIPMMPIYQVNLDDLSVETLADYIAMFVDKMGLKDLSVMGNSLGGHVGLVYTLEHPEKVKTLILTGSSGLFESGMGGSFPKRSSMEYIKERVEYTFYDPKTATQELVDEVFEIVNNPKKAIRIIKIARAAQRHNLRVEIRTIQCPTLLIWGLNDNITPPEVAHEFHRLIPNSELYFIDHCGHAPMMERPKEFNAYLRKFLNKHLLAAQS, encoded by the coding sequence ATGAACTACCAACTCAAACAGCTAGATGAGGTACAATACATTGACGAAGGTAGTGGACCCGTACTACTTCTATTACATGGTCTGTTTGGGGCTTTGAGCAACTGGGCAGATGTAGTAGAGGAGTTTAGAAAAGACTATCGTGTAATTATCCCCATGATGCCCATTTACCAAGTCAATTTAGATGATTTGAGCGTAGAAACTTTGGCAGACTATATTGCCATGTTTGTAGACAAAATGGGCTTAAAAGACTTATCGGTTATGGGCAATTCGCTGGGGGGGCATGTAGGTTTAGTTTATACCTTAGAGCATCCCGAAAAAGTCAAGACTTTAATTTTGACAGGTAGTTCAGGTTTATTTGAATCAGGCATGGGGGGAAGCTTTCCAAAAAGAAGCTCAATGGAATATATCAAAGAAAGAGTAGAATACACTTTCTACGATCCTAAAACAGCTACCCAAGAGCTTGTAGATGAAGTATTTGAGATTGTAAATAATCCTAAAAAAGCAATACGCATTATTAAAATTGCTCGTGCGGCACAAAGACACAATTTAAGAGTAGAAATTCGCACTATTCAGTGCCCCACACTTTTAATTTGGGGACTAAACGACAACATCACTCCGCCCGAAGTTGCCCATGAGTTTCACAGACTTATTCCTAATAGCGAACTGTACTTTATTGACCATTGCGGTCATGCCCCTATGATGGAGCGACCCAAAGAGTTTAATGCATATTTGAGAAAATTCCTTAACAAACATTTGCTTGCAGCTCAATCTTGA
- a CDS encoding tetratricopeptide repeat protein, which produces MKKQKIENSSTQIHAKAESIQNQDNTPAFLLLNPTQEIVSTFRKSYPNAKIFTNTKNEQTIVVSSGKDICTQLPNNTPLVIWDISHYKAANDILEWLQSQKKHFQQNKVLCGILQENTEVKGVKKWINSIKKVIYQILNPTLCPEYPAIVVIPAKDAQYVIHHSQLNLHSVLYLTRQIDLNHHIEPVKVPLQTIKVPVFSALVHFFANRLNWYIFSPLQDILDKHTPSYEPYLSKNRSWMRLLFAALCILLLPLMLYVSKDFGQSGDEWMHYAQAEKVLKYYKEGDKACLNDPKLLLHYYGQSFDVITVWLIKQLKPKDPYALRHFCNALMGFIAIMFTALSAKAIGGWRAGILAFIFIAVTPRFFGHSMNNPKDIPFAAATIFGIFYTIRFIQQLPRPMFYTCFFAAAGIAWAISIRVGGILNIAYFAAFSVLAMFFISKAERKWTSIILTIALISLLGYLGGLILWPYGLQNPIKNPFMALKAMSDYPLNIKIVFEGKHIWSTEIPWYYGIKYIFISNPLVVLIGFLTMIVLSVQLYKRNIFPKIPLLLVLFSSVFPILYTIYKNSTLYNEWRHLLFVYPSLVVCAALGWNAILYFVSQKAVQIGSYVLISVGCIEPTIWMIRNHPNEYVYFNQLVGGTAGAYGNYETDYYMNSVKHVVEWFLKHEFEPNQHKYSKEKPLNLVTTSVGPVNYYLRNHKDKIKVIYTRYYERQWKDWDYGIFPVSIQVHNSQVKRGLYPPKGTIYTIKASGKVMCALVKNGDKNSYLGREQFKRNQYDSALQSFKKALLYDPNDENAYNGIGRYYYSKKKFDSAMWYFRKSTFIYPEYADSYNLMGNIYMQQKNYDSAIANIQRAVDLIPNSGSLLTGLATAYIQKGEYSTAFEHLNEAVKYPPVSAETYFYLGICYMYQRNYQSAVDAFINAINTNPKYPPAYIELINLLEKTGNKNLAEQYKKELQRIQASP; this is translated from the coding sequence ATGAAAAAGCAAAAAATAGAAAATAGCTCTACACAAATACACGCCAAAGCAGAATCTATACAAAACCAAGACAATACCCCTGCGTTTCTGTTACTTAATCCTACCCAAGAAATTGTAAGCACCTTTCGTAAAAGCTACCCCAACGCAAAAATCTTCACAAATACCAAAAATGAACAAACTATTGTAGTATCTTCAGGAAAAGATATCTGCACACAGTTGCCAAATAATACTCCGCTAGTAATATGGGATATCAGCCACTATAAAGCTGCTAACGATATTCTCGAATGGCTACAATCCCAAAAAAAGCACTTTCAGCAAAATAAAGTATTATGCGGAATTCTACAAGAAAACACAGAGGTCAAAGGAGTAAAAAAATGGATAAATTCAATCAAAAAAGTTATTTATCAAATTCTAAATCCAACCTTGTGTCCTGAATACCCTGCGATTGTCGTAATACCTGCAAAAGATGCACAGTACGTTATTCACCATAGCCAATTAAATCTGCACAGTGTTTTATATCTCACTCGGCAAATAGACTTAAATCATCACATTGAACCTGTAAAAGTTCCTTTGCAAACGATAAAAGTCCCTGTTTTTTCTGCTTTGGTTCATTTTTTTGCAAATAGACTGAATTGGTATATTTTCTCACCTCTACAAGACATTTTAGACAAACACACACCTTCTTACGAACCTTATTTAAGTAAAAATCGCTCTTGGATGCGCTTGCTCTTTGCAGCGTTGTGCATACTCTTATTGCCCTTGATGCTTTATGTAAGCAAAGATTTTGGACAATCAGGCGACGAATGGATGCACTACGCCCAAGCAGAAAAAGTGTTAAAGTACTACAAAGAAGGGGATAAAGCTTGCTTAAATGATCCGAAATTGCTGCTACACTACTACGGACAATCTTTTGATGTAATCACAGTGTGGCTAATTAAGCAGTTGAAGCCCAAAGATCCCTATGCACTAAGGCACTTTTGCAATGCTTTAATGGGCTTTATTGCAATTATGTTTACTGCTTTATCTGCTAAGGCAATTGGGGGTTGGCGGGCAGGTATTTTAGCTTTTATTTTTATTGCAGTAACGCCGCGCTTTTTTGGACATTCTATGAACAACCCTAAGGATATACCATTTGCTGCAGCTACTATATTTGGAATTTTTTACACTATACGTTTCATTCAGCAGCTCCCTCGCCCTATGTTCTATACATGTTTTTTTGCAGCAGCAGGCATAGCTTGGGCAATAAGTATTAGAGTAGGGGGCATCTTAAATATTGCATATTTCGCTGCTTTTAGTGTTCTAGCCATGTTTTTTATCTCAAAAGCAGAAAGAAAATGGACTTCTATCATATTGACAATAGCGCTCATCAGTCTATTAGGCTATTTAGGTGGCTTGATATTATGGCCCTACGGTTTGCAAAATCCTATCAAAAATCCTTTCATGGCACTTAAAGCAATGTCAGATTATCCTCTTAATATCAAAATTGTGTTTGAGGGAAAACATATTTGGTCAACTGAAATTCCGTGGTACTACGGAATAAAATACATTTTTATTAGCAATCCCTTAGTGGTACTGATAGGCTTTTTGACTATGATTGTTTTGTCTGTTCAGCTGTACAAAAGAAACATCTTTCCTAAAATTCCTTTGCTTTTAGTACTTTTTTCATCTGTGTTTCCTATTCTTTACACTATATACAAAAATTCCACTTTATACAATGAATGGCGGCATTTATTGTTTGTATATCCTAGCTTAGTGGTTTGTGCTGCTTTAGGTTGGAATGCTATTCTTTATTTTGTTTCGCAAAAAGCTGTGCAAATAGGTAGTTATGTGCTTATATCTGTGGGCTGTATTGAACCTACTATTTGGATGATACGAAATCACCCGAATGAGTACGTGTATTTTAATCAATTAGTAGGAGGTACCGCAGGCGCGTACGGAAATTATGAAACAGATTATTACATGAACAGTGTCAAACACGTAGTAGAATGGTTCTTAAAACATGAGTTTGAACCTAATCAGCATAAATATTCCAAAGAAAAACCTCTTAATTTAGTTACCACTTCGGTAGGTCCTGTGAATTATTATTTGCGTAATCACAAAGACAAAATTAAAGTAATTTACACAAGATACTACGAACGCCAATGGAAAGATTGGGATTATGGAATATTTCCTGTTTCTATTCAAGTGCATAATTCACAAGTCAAGCGTGGTTTATATCCTCCCAAAGGGACTATTTATACTATCAAAGCCAGCGGTAAAGTAATGTGTGCGTTAGTTAAAAATGGTGATAAGAATAGTTATCTTGGGCGAGAGCAGTTCAAACGCAATCAATATGATAGTGCCCTACAATCTTTTAAGAAAGCACTGTTGTATGATCCTAACGATGAAAATGCGTACAATGGAATAGGTAGATATTATTATAGCAAAAAGAAGTTCGATAGTGCCATGTGGTATTTTAGGAAGTCCACATTCATTTATCCTGAATATGCAGATAGCTACAACTTGATGGGGAATATTTACATGCAGCAAAAAAATTACGACAGTGCTATTGCTAATATTCAACGTGCTGTGGATTTAATACCTAATTCAGGAAGTCTTTTAACGGGCTTAGCCACAGCGTATATCCAAAAAGGTGAATACTCTACTGCTTTTGAACATCTCAATGAAGCTGTCAAATATCCCCCTGTATCTGCTGAAACCTATTTCTATTTAGGAATATGCTACATGTATCAAAGAAACTACCAGTCCGCAGTAGATGCTTTTATCAATGCCATTAACACTAACCCTAAATATCCGCCTGCTTATATAGAGTTAATCAATTTACTAGAAAAAACAGGAAATAAAAACTTGGCTGAACAATACAAAAAGGAATTACAAAGAATACAAGCTAGTCCTTAA
- a CDS encoding ceramidase → MPPQPLDFGPIYKETDLSHWLAEPWNAFSSLSFWIPVFYFGWKIQKNYKNYLFLLSCMPFLFIGGLGSTLFHAFRRYPIFLVMDWLPIMILSLMIMVYFWYQILKKWSYTILVVLFTFVLRALVFELIKPYHLPKNAFININYTITTLVIAAPLTVLLIQTKGKNFIWLIGSGICFALAIFFRIIDREQDWITVGTHWLWHIFCAVGAFFLAQYLYLYQTEKTGRACTQNYAQEFYKV, encoded by the coding sequence ATGCCTCCTCAACCCCTTGACTTTGGACCCATATATAAAGAAACAGACCTATCTCATTGGTTAGCAGAACCTTGGAATGCGTTCTCTTCTCTTAGCTTTTGGATACCTGTATTTTACTTTGGCTGGAAAATTCAAAAAAACTACAAAAATTACCTTTTTCTATTGAGTTGTATGCCGTTTTTATTTATTGGGGGATTAGGCAGCACTCTGTTTCATGCTTTTCGCCGATATCCTATTTTTTTGGTCATGGATTGGTTGCCGATTATGATTTTAAGTTTGATGATTATGGTCTATTTTTGGTATCAAATACTCAAAAAGTGGAGTTACACTATTTTAGTAGTACTTTTCACTTTCGTTTTACGAGCCCTTGTATTTGAGCTGATTAAGCCCTATCATTTACCTAAAAATGCTTTTATCAATATAAATTACACTATTACTACTTTGGTAATAGCCGCGCCTTTAACTGTATTGCTCATTCAAACAAAAGGTAAAAATTTTATTTGGCTAATTGGCAGTGGAATATGCTTTGCCCTTGCTATTTTCTTTCGCATTATTGACAGAGAACAGGACTGGATAACAGTAGGGACACACTGGTTGTGGCATATTTTCTGTGCCGTAGGTGCCTTCTTTTTAGCTCAATATTTGTACTTGTATCAAACTGAAAAAACTGGTAGGGCTTGTACTCAAAATTATGCACAAGAGTTTTATAAGGTCTAA
- the hemH gene encoding ferrochelatase, protein MKVGVLLVNLGTPDNPKTPAVRRYLREFLMDGRVIDIPKWQRFLLVQGIIAPFRAPKSAKVYQALWTEQGSPLLTYSYAVRNALQKALGERYHVALGMRYQKPSIAQALDELKKNQIQKMIILPLFPQYASATTGSVHQKVMDIVRHWAVIPELIFISQYCNHEGFINAFAEKGKKYLSQEPFDHVIFSYHGLPERQITKHDTTQTCLKTENCCACYNSQNQFCYRAQCFETSRKLAEKLELAPNQYTVSFQSRLGKSPWIQPYTDEVISNLVQQGKKRILIFSPSFVADCLETTIEIGMEYKHLFENLGGVRWQLVESLNDSPLWINALKDIVEQYT, encoded by the coding sequence ATGAAAGTGGGCGTCTTACTTGTCAATCTTGGTACTCCTGATAATCCTAAAACTCCCGCAGTACGCCGCTATTTACGAGAGTTCCTCATGGATGGCAGAGTAATTGATATCCCCAAATGGCAACGCTTTTTATTAGTGCAAGGTATTATAGCCCCCTTTCGCGCCCCTAAATCAGCTAAGGTATATCAAGCCCTATGGACTGAACAAGGCTCTCCTTTGCTAACATATAGCTATGCTGTCCGAAACGCTCTGCAAAAAGCCCTTGGGGAAAGATATCATGTAGCCTTAGGGATGCGTTACCAAAAACCCAGCATAGCCCAAGCACTAGACGAACTGAAAAAAAATCAAATACAAAAAATGATTATCCTGCCTTTATTTCCGCAATATGCTTCTGCTACCACAGGTTCTGTACATCAAAAAGTAATGGATATAGTTCGCCATTGGGCTGTCATCCCTGAACTTATCTTCATCTCTCAATACTGCAATCACGAAGGTTTCATAAATGCCTTTGCAGAGAAAGGAAAAAAATACTTATCCCAAGAGCCATTTGACCATGTTATATTTAGCTATCACGGCTTACCTGAAAGACAAATTACTAAACACGATACTACTCAAACATGTCTAAAAACAGAAAACTGCTGTGCTTGTTATAACTCTCAGAATCAATTTTGTTATAGGGCGCAGTGCTTTGAAACTTCAAGAAAACTGGCTGAAAAGTTAGAACTTGCCCCTAACCAATATACAGTTAGCTTTCAATCTCGCTTGGGTAAAAGCCCCTGGATACAGCCCTATACCGATGAAGTAATATCAAACCTTGTACAACAAGGTAAAAAAAGAATTCTGATATTCTCCCCTTCATTTGTAGCCGATTGTTTAGAAACCACTATCGAAATAGGTATGGAATACAAACACTTATTTGAAAATTTAGGCGGCGTACGATGGCAGTTAGTAGAAAGCTTAAACGATAGCCCACTTTGGATAAACGCCCTTAAAGACATAGTGGAACAATATACATAA
- the dnaE gene encoding DNA polymerase III subunit alpha: MVNFAHLHCHTQYSLLDGASNIPKLMKHVAKSGMQAIAISDHGNMFGVPSFYYEAKKNGIQPIIGCEFYLSPTTCQDKSPKLPRYHQLLLAKNITGYKNLIKLNSIAYQKGFYRYPRIDKALIQQYHEGLIATTCCLAAEIPSLIIAGRIDDARKAFEWWLGLFKDDYYIEIQRHPVHEKGLDDLPEQKIVNQVLLEWSKLYGVKVIATNDAHYITEQDAAAHDVLLCIQTDSELNQPNRFRFEGNQFYVKTPEEMQAVFPDLPEALENTQEIVEKTKFDLPFGDILLPQYQLPEGFKTEDEYLAYLAYEGAKIRYQGIPPEVENRLQFELQTIKQMGYAGYFLIVQDFINAARKLGVMVGLGRGSAAGSLVAYCTGITNIDPIKYDLLFERFLNPERVSMPDIDTDFDDVGRQKVIEYVIQKYGRQSVCQIVTFGTMGLKTAIKDVGRVIGIPLSKTNEISKWLDDLPLTLPDGETEFSYAMKHIPEFAQARATSTGELKKLFDYAEVLEGSVRQTGIHAAGVIIAPGDVSDYVPLFVQRKDNEEIIAVQYDGKYIEKAGLLKMDFLGLATLTIIKDCLNLIKKRHGIEIDIDKIPLDDPKTYKLYQQGNTIATFQFESEGMRQYLRQLKPTNIEDLIAMNALYRPGPLQYIPSYIARKHGKEKPEYPHECLIPILEKTYGIMVYQEQIMQTAQVMAGYSLGGADLLRRAMGKKDAKEMERQESIFVEGAIKKGIDEATARKTFAIMKKFAEYGFNRSHSAAYSILAYQTAYLKANYPAEYMASVLTNNMNNMDKLSFYLAECKSMGLEVLGPDINESEYAFTVNEKGQIRYGLGGLKNVGGAAIEAILQERNKNGKFKDVFDFVSRVDLRLLNKRCMESFVQSGTFDSFGIERERYFASVSDKSGTIPFLERILRYGNKVQTDKHSQQNSLFDTAGDNAVAELAPSFPQAQQWSILDKLNKEKEILGIYLSGHPLDPYRLEIHTLNCSISKLETLKSQKYKQDIRLIVMVEDAVKKQDKNGNPYLRVVLSDFESSTEITLFSKQYAEFANYMEKGQILYIVGRLQPRYKDSQELEFFIQKVEFMADVVEKIKTLHLEVELDKITKDFTENVEKIVNQHKGGDTYLYFTIVDESNSQKIVGYSKKYQVKLTPALKDFFIKELGIEKCKVVW; this comes from the coding sequence ATGGTCAACTTTGCGCATTTGCATTGTCATACTCAATACAGTTTATTAGATGGCGCGTCCAATATCCCCAAGCTCATGAAACATGTAGCTAAATCAGGAATGCAGGCTATTGCCATTTCTGACCATGGAAACATGTTTGGCGTTCCAAGCTTTTACTACGAAGCTAAAAAAAACGGTATACAACCTATTATAGGTTGTGAATTTTATCTTTCACCTACCACTTGCCAAGATAAATCTCCAAAATTACCTCGCTATCATCAGTTGTTGTTAGCAAAAAATATTACAGGATATAAAAACTTAATTAAACTCAATTCTATTGCTTACCAAAAAGGATTCTATCGCTATCCACGCATAGATAAAGCGCTTATCCAGCAGTATCATGAAGGTTTAATTGCTACTACTTGTTGCTTAGCCGCCGAAATTCCCTCACTGATTATAGCAGGGCGAATAGATGATGCCCGCAAAGCTTTTGAGTGGTGGTTAGGCCTATTTAAGGACGATTATTACATAGAAATTCAACGGCATCCTGTTCATGAGAAAGGATTAGATGACCTTCCTGAACAAAAGATTGTCAATCAAGTTCTTTTAGAATGGTCAAAGCTATATGGTGTCAAAGTAATAGCTACAAATGATGCCCATTACATTACTGAACAAGATGCCGCAGCACATGATGTATTACTATGCATTCAAACCGATTCTGAACTCAATCAACCGAATAGATTTAGATTTGAAGGCAATCAATTTTATGTCAAAACGCCCGAAGAAATGCAAGCTGTATTTCCTGATCTTCCCGAAGCTCTTGAAAACACGCAAGAAATTGTAGAAAAAACGAAATTTGACCTTCCGTTTGGGGATATTTTGCTACCTCAATATCAACTGCCCGAAGGTTTTAAGACTGAAGATGAGTATTTAGCTTATTTAGCTTATGAAGGGGCAAAAATTCGCTATCAAGGAATTCCGCCCGAAGTAGAGAACCGCTTACAATTTGAATTGCAAACGATTAAACAAATGGGCTATGCAGGTTATTTTTTAATAGTTCAGGATTTCATTAACGCTGCTCGTAAGCTTGGCGTAATGGTAGGATTAGGTAGAGGTTCTGCAGCAGGTTCATTAGTGGCTTACTGCACAGGAATTACAAACATTGACCCCATCAAGTATGACCTGCTATTTGAACGATTTCTCAACCCTGAACGTGTATCTATGCCCGATATAGACACAGATTTTGACGACGTAGGGCGACAAAAAGTAATTGAATACGTCATTCAAAAATACGGCAGACAAAGTGTATGTCAAATTGTTACCTTTGGTACAATGGGCTTAAAAACCGCCATTAAAGATGTAGGGCGAGTGATAGGTATTCCGCTATCAAAAACTAATGAAATTTCTAAATGGCTAGATGACCTACCCCTTACCTTGCCTGACGGAGAAACCGAATTTTCTTATGCAATGAAGCACATTCCTGAATTTGCCCAAGCCCGAGCTACTAGCACAGGAGAACTTAAAAAGCTTTTTGACTACGCAGAAGTACTAGAAGGCTCTGTACGCCAAACAGGAATACACGCCGCAGGAGTTATTATAGCCCCTGGCGATGTTTCAGACTATGTTCCTCTGTTCGTTCAACGTAAAGATAATGAAGAAATAATAGCCGTCCAGTACGATGGAAAGTACATAGAAAAAGCAGGATTGCTCAAAATGGATTTTTTAGGGCTGGCTACTTTGACCATTATCAAAGACTGTTTGAATTTGATAAAAAAACGGCATGGAATTGAAATAGATATAGACAAAATTCCCCTTGATGACCCTAAAACTTACAAGCTCTATCAGCAAGGTAATACAATTGCTACATTTCAATTCGAAAGTGAGGGCATGCGCCAATACCTTCGCCAACTCAAACCTACTAACATAGAAGATTTAATTGCTATGAACGCTTTGTATCGCCCAGGTCCTTTGCAGTACATTCCCAGCTACATTGCCCGAAAGCACGGCAAAGAAAAACCCGAATATCCCCATGAGTGCTTGATTCCCATTTTGGAAAAAACTTACGGCATCATGGTTTATCAAGAACAAATTATGCAAACTGCCCAAGTAATGGCAGGCTACTCTTTGGGAGGAGCAGACTTGCTACGTAGAGCAATGGGAAAAAAAGATGCGAAAGAAATGGAAAGACAAGAAAGCATCTTTGTAGAAGGGGCTATCAAAAAAGGAATTGATGAAGCCACAGCGCGTAAAACCTTCGCTATAATGAAAAAATTCGCAGAATATGGATTTAATCGCTCTCATTCGGCAGCATATTCTATACTAGCTTACCAAACTGCTTACCTTAAAGCTAACTACCCCGCAGAATACATGGCATCCGTACTGACCAACAACATGAATAACATGGATAAACTCTCCTTTTACCTGGCTGAATGTAAATCTATGGGCTTAGAAGTACTCGGACCTGATATCAATGAATCTGAATATGCTTTTACAGTCAATGAAAAAGGACAAATTCGCTACGGATTAGGTGGTCTTAAAAATGTAGGTGGGGCAGCCATTGAAGCAATTCTTCAAGAACGAAACAAAAATGGCAAATTCAAAGATGTATTTGACTTCGTTTCTCGTGTAGACCTGCGGCTGCTTAATAAACGTTGCATGGAAAGCTTTGTACAAAGTGGTACTTTTGACAGCTTTGGCATAGAAAGAGAACGATATTTTGCTTCAGTTAGTGATAAATCAGGCACTATACCATTTTTAGAACGTATCTTACGATATGGCAACAAAGTTCAAACAGATAAACACTCTCAACAAAATAGTTTGTTTGATACCGCAGGTGATAATGCCGTAGCAGAGCTTGCCCCTTCCTTCCCACAAGCACAGCAGTGGTCTATTTTGGATAAGCTCAACAAAGAAAAAGAAATTCTCGGAATTTATCTTTCAGGACACCCTCTTGACCCGTATCGTTTAGAAATTCACACATTAAATTGCAGTATAAGCAAGCTAGAAACCTTAAAATCTCAAAAATACAAACAGGATATTCGCTTGATTGTAATGGTAGAGGATGCAGTTAAAAAGCAGGACAAAAATGGCAATCCTTATTTGCGAGTAGTTTTATCAGATTTTGAAAGCAGCACAGAGATTACTTTATTTAGCAAGCAGTATGCGGAATTTGCCAATTACATGGAAAAAGGGCAAATTTTGTATATAGTAGGTCGTTTACAACCTCGTTACAAGGACAGTCAGGAATTAGAGTTTTTTATTCAAAAGGTGGAGTTCATGGCTGACGTGGTAGAAAAAATAAAAACTTTGCACTTGGAAGTAGAGTTAGATAAAATAACAAAAGATTTTACAGAAAACGTAGAAAAAATTGTCAATCAGCACAAGGGGGGGGATACTTACTTGTATTTTACCATAGTGGATGAAAGCAACAGCCAAAAAATTGTAGGATATTCTAAAAAATACCAAGTAAAACTAACTCCTGCGCTCAAAGACTTTTTTATCAAAGAATTAGGTATAGAAAAGTGTAAAGTAGTTTGGTAG
- a CDS encoding NAD kinase — protein sequence MRIALIGIKAKAELKNFYADLYKTFNQNGIQTLTYYLLRQELHKLGVHPEKDYAFRTAQEWDKVDMVISLGGDGTVLEAARIVGSLEVPILGINLGRLGFLATTTTDKLNDMINLLQNKKYKMSARSLLQLQSNKSIFVGYSFALNDFSLHKTNNSSMITVHTWLNGNPLNSYWADGLVVSTPTGATGYSLSCGGPIITPDSNCFVITPVAPHSLTARPLVIADHHEIKCTFESRSQTALASLDSRSELISSDCEIYLKKAPFKVFLVYLGDNDFFGVLRNKLFWGLDKRN from the coding sequence ATGCGCATCGCTTTAATTGGCATTAAAGCAAAAGCTGAACTCAAAAATTTTTATGCTGATTTATACAAAACATTTAACCAAAATGGCATTCAAACGCTTACGTACTACTTGTTACGCCAAGAGTTACATAAATTAGGTGTGCATCCCGAAAAAGACTATGCTTTCAGAACTGCACAAGAATGGGATAAAGTAGATATGGTTATCAGTTTAGGCGGTGATGGTACGGTTTTAGAAGCAGCTCGCATAGTAGGTAGCTTAGAAGTTCCTATTTTAGGCATCAACTTAGGTAGACTCGGCTTTTTGGCAACCACGACCACGGACAAACTCAATGACATGATAAATTTGCTGCAAAACAAAAAATACAAAATGAGTGCCCGAAGTCTATTACAGTTGCAATCTAATAAGTCTATTTTTGTAGGATACAGTTTTGCACTCAATGATTTTTCTTTACACAAAACTAACAACAGCTCCATGATAACTGTTCATACTTGGTTAAATGGCAATCCTCTCAATAGTTATTGGGCGGATGGATTAGTTGTTTCTACGCCCACAGGGGCAACAGGCTATTCGCTAAGCTGTGGAGGACCTATTATTACGCCCGATTCAAATTGTTTTGTTATTACGCCCGTGGCACCGCACTCACTTACAGCACGCCCCTTAGTGATAGCAGACCACCATGAAATTAAGTGCACTTTTGAATCTCGTAGTCAAACAGCACTGGCTTCTTTGGACTCTCGTAGCGAATTGATAAGTTCAGATTGTGAAATTTATCTCAAAAAAGCACCTTTTAAGGTTTTTTTAGTCTATTTAGGGGATAATGATTTTTTTGGCGTACTGCGCAACAAACTATTTTGGGGATTAGATAAAAGAAATTAA
- a CDS encoding glycosyltransferase, translating into MDTKTPFFSVIIPTYNRANFILKTLDTVFNQTFQDFEVIVVDDCSTDNTEALLKPLVIEGKIKYIRHEQNYERGKSRNTGMKHAQGLYATFLDSDDYLYPDNLKDAYQYAQAHPEKKIFHNLYELVNEKGEVVYRFEFKPIRNALKQITEGNFLSCAGVFIHRDIYTSIFWDENRILSGSEDHEYWLRVLAHYPDVGRINKINTGILHHPQRSVNTAQLEQGERRFEYFCHKVDTDPVYQQYYKGYQNKIKSACYIYLSLMAFNAGDMQKMKYYKRKALLLDKSLIFRKNYLSLTYKQLRHFFSKKLRSN; encoded by the coding sequence ATGGATACAAAAACACCGTTTTTTTCGGTTATCATTCCTACTTACAATCGGGCAAATTTTATTCTCAAAACCTTAGATACCGTTTTTAATCAAACTTTTCAAGACTTTGAAGTAATTGTAGTAGATGATTGCTCTACGGACAATACAGAGGCGCTGCTCAAACCTCTTGTTATAGAAGGTAAAATTAAGTACATTCGGCATGAACAAAACTATGAACGGGGCAAATCTCGAAACACAGGTATGAAACACGCACAAGGTTTGTATGCTACGTTTTTAGATTCAGATGATTACTTATATCCTGACAATCTCAAAGATGCATATCAATACGCGCAAGCTCATCCTGAAAAGAAGATTTTTCATAATTTGTACGAATTGGTCAATGAAAAAGGAGAAGTAGTTTATCGGTTTGAATTTAAGCCTATTAGGAATGCATTGAAGCAAATTACCGAGGGTAATTTTTTATCTTGCGCAGGAGTATTTATACACAGAGATATCTACACTTCTATTTTTTGGGACGAAAATAGAATACTTTCAGGTTCAGAAGATCATGAGTACTGGTTGCGCGTATTAGCCCATTATCCTGATGTAGGTAGAATAAACAAAATAAATACAGGAATATTGCATCATCCACAACGAAGCGTGAATACTGCACAGTTAGAACAAGGTGAGCGTAGATTTGAGTACTTTTGCCACAAAGTAGATACTGATCCTGTTTATCAGCAATACTATAAGGGGTATCAAAACAAAATAAAGTCTGCTTGCTATATTTACCTGTCTTTAATGGCTTTTAACGCAGGAGACATGCAAAAAATGAAATACTACAAACGTAAGGCGCTGCTGCTGGATAAAAGCTTGATTTTCAGAAAAAATTATCTCTCCCTGACCTATAAGCAACTCCGCCATTTTTTCTCTAAAAAATTACGATCTAATTAA